Proteins from a single region of Mytilus trossulus isolate FHL-02 chromosome 2, PNRI_Mtr1.1.1.hap1, whole genome shotgun sequence:
- the LOC134707874 gene encoding insulin-induced gene 2 protein-like, protein MASCTVSLRATVLFFVGTFFSVVLNLLQKQRGIPNFPMEFYNSYLTSDWWVHPVVGVAAACIGLLYPFFDQKLGEPLVYKREWSSVMRCVAVFVGINHASARLDFADNFQLSLTLAAMSIGLWWLFDRSGSGFSLGVGIAVLATFMTQLVVYSGIYRYTKADFLFVRSWVPCIFFSGGVTFGNIGRQLAVPEEEEEKVKND, encoded by the exons ATGGCTTCCTGTACTGTATCATTGAGAGCAACTGTGTTATTTTTTGTgggaacatttttttctgtggtATTGAATTTACTGCAAAAACAGCGAGGAATACCTAATTTTCCTATGGAATTTTATAATAGTTACCTTACGTCAGACTGGTGGGTTCACCCAGTGGTTGGAGTAGCAGCAG cTTGTATAGGATTGTTGTACCCTTTTTTTGACCAGAAGTTAGGAGAACCACTCGTGTATAAAAGGGAATGGTCTAGTGTGATGAGATGTGTAGCAGTGTTTGTAGGAATCAACCATGCTAGTGCT AGATTAGACTTTGCTGACAATTTCCAACTATCATTGACACTGGCAGCCATGTCTATAGGTTTGTGGTGGTTATTTGACAGATCTGGCAGTGGGTTTAGTTTGGGAGTTGGTATTGCTGTCCTGGCTACATTTATGACTCAACTGGTTGTTTATTCTGGaatttacag GTATACAAAAGCTGATTTCCTGTTTGTAAGGTCATGGGTTCCATGTATATTTTTCTCAGGAGGTGTTACTTTTGGCAATATTGGAAGGCAGCTTGCAGTg CCTGAAGAAGAAGAGGAAAAAGTAAAGAATGATTGA
- the LOC134707872 gene encoding coiled-coil domain-containing protein 93-like isoform X2, with amino-acid sequence MAASGSVFAGRPRTGSKLPANLDADGNEAEFDIREDEEQDVKLGQTLDLLLAAGYFRARIKGLSPFDKVVGGMTWCITTCNFDVDVDLLFQENSTIGQKIALTEKIVAVLPKMKCPHRIEPHQIQGLDFIHIYPVVQWLVKRAVETKEEMGDYIRAFSVSQFNKNHKTPEDVSFELLIEKSTDSVASVKENYKPQRRYRRPDAENLKDEETRVHSTLLEYGRRYGISKSDQEEKESEKSAKKRAVAAGLGGETTEEDLQAQEEKRIAMLMSGMSAMGIQEQSEIEQIEKTERVGGEQQHKRVKAAMSKQIEQQKSKLDEITSKHDQLHQSYLETQAKYKEAESRSARIDEEMDKLNEIETEENQSILQTLRSLVAMNENLKKQEQEFKAHCKEEMSRLKGQIEEVKTQTSEEDSGDKERVSLIDKQYEADKEKLHKIRLLLARKTREIAVLQRKIDEVPSRAELSQYQRRFIELYSQISSTHKETKQFYTLYNTLDDTKLYLNKEVNLLNSVHDTFSQAMGSQGTKEQFLKQFEQIVEGIKQNKAKVEKRKQEEKMKRDRLNDQHLDLIEKQRLYFKTVKEFKEECRKNEILMSKLKR; translated from the exons ATGGCAGCCAGTGGGAGTGTGTTTGCAGGAAGACCTCGAACAGGTTCCAAGCTGCCTGCAAATCTTGACGCAGACGGCAATGAAGCAGag tttgATATTAGAGAAGATGAGGAGCAAGATGTAAAACTTGGTCAGACTTTGGATCTACTGTTAGCTGCAGGATACTTCAGAGCTAGAATTAAAGGACTATCTCCCTTTGATAAA GTAGTTGGTGGTATGACATGGTGTATAACAACCTGTAATTTCGATGTTGATGTTGACCTACTTTTTCAAGAAAATTCTACAATTGGACAGAAAAT AGCACTAACAGAAAAGATTGTAGCTGTTTTACCAAAAATGAAATGTCCACACAGAATAGAACCTCATCAAATACAAGGATTGGATTTTATACATATCTATCCAGTTGTACAATGGTTGGTGAAACGTGCTGTGGAAACAAAAGAAGAAATGGGAGATTACATCAGGGCATTCTCAGTGTCGCAATTCAATAAAAACCATAAAACACCAGAG gatGTTTCGTTTGAGTTAttaatagaaaaatcaacagaCTCAGTTGCCAGTGTAAAG GAGAACTACAAGCCACAGAGAAGGTATCGTAGACCTGATGCTGAAAACTTAAAAGATGAAGAAACAAGAGTTCATTCTACGTTGTTAGAATATGGCAG aCGTTATGGAATCAGTAAGTCAGACCAGGAAGAAAAG GAAAGTGAAAAGAGTGCCAAGAAACGTGCTGTAGCAGCTGGCTTGGGAGGGGAGACAACTGAAGAAGATTTACAAGCACAAGAAGAG aaaaggATTGCCATGTTGATGTCTGGAATGTCAGCCATGGGTATTCAAGAG caaTCGGAGATTGAGCAGATTGAAAAGACCGAGAGAGTTGGAGGAGAACAACAACATAAACGTGTAAAGGCTGCAATGTCAAAACAGATTGAGCAACAAAAATCTAAACTAGATGAG ATAACATCCAAACATGATCAGCTACACCAGTCTTATTTAGAGACACAGGCTAAGTATAAAGAG GCAGAATCCAGAAGTGCTAGGATTGATGAAGAAATggacaaattaaatgaaatagaaacaGAGGAGAACCAAAG CATTCTGCAAACACTGAGATCTCTTGTTGCTATGaatgaaaatctaaaaaagCAAGAACAGGAATTCAAAGCTCATTGTAAAGAAGAAATGAGTAGGTTGAAAGGTCAAATAGAGGAAGTAAAAACACAGACTTCTGAGGAAGATTCAGGAGACAAG GAGAGAGTGTCCCTTATAGATAAACAGTATGAAGCTGACAAAGAGAAACTACACAAGATAAGGCTGTTACTT gcaaGAAAGACGAGGGAGATTGCAGTGCTGCAACGAAAGATTGATGAGGTTCCATCGAGGGCTGAGTTAAGTCAATATCAGAGACGTTTCATAGAATTATATAGTCAAA tttcTTCTACACATAAAGAAACGAAACAGTTTTATACTTTATACAATACTCTTGATGACACAAAGTTATACTTAAACAAAGAG gttAATTTGCTGAATTCTGTTCATGATACTTTTTCACA GGCTATGGGATCACAAGGAACCAAGGAGcagtttttaaaacagtttgaaCAAATTGTTGAGGGCATTAAACAGAACAAAGCTAAA GTTGAAAAACGAAAGCAGGAGGAGAAAATGAAGCGTGACAGATTAAATGATCAACATCTTGACctaattgaaaaacaaagactttattttaaaacagtCAAAGAGTTTAAAGAG gaATGTCGGAAGAATGAAATATTgatgtcaaaattaaaaagatag
- the LOC134707872 gene encoding coiled-coil domain-containing protein 93-like isoform X1, whose translation MAASGSVFAGRPRTGSKLPANLDADGNEAEFDIREDEEQDVKLGQTLDLLLAAGYFRARIKGLSPFDKVVGGMTWCITTCNFDVDVDLLFQENSTIGQKIALTEKIVAVLPKMKCPHRIEPHQIQGLDFIHIYPVVQWLVKRAVETKEEMGDYIRAFSVSQFNKNHKTPEDVSFELLIEKSTDSVASVKENYKPQRRYRRPDAENLKDEETRVHSTLLEYGRRYGISKSDQEEKESEKSAKKRAVAAGLGGETTEEDLQAQEEKRIAMLMSGMSAMGIQEGKLTASAVGSIVSMQSEQIQQIHTEYAEKQSEIEQIEKTERVGGEQQHKRVKAAMSKQIEQQKSKLDEITSKHDQLHQSYLETQAKYKEAESRSARIDEEMDKLNEIETEENQSILQTLRSLVAMNENLKKQEQEFKAHCKEEMSRLKGQIEEVKTQTSEEDSGDKERVSLIDKQYEADKEKLHKIRLLLARKTREIAVLQRKIDEVPSRAELSQYQRRFIELYSQISSTHKETKQFYTLYNTLDDTKLYLNKEVNLLNSVHDTFSQAMGSQGTKEQFLKQFEQIVEGIKQNKAKVEKRKQEEKMKRDRLNDQHLDLIEKQRLYFKTVKEFKEECRKNEILMSKLKR comes from the exons ATGGCAGCCAGTGGGAGTGTGTTTGCAGGAAGACCTCGAACAGGTTCCAAGCTGCCTGCAAATCTTGACGCAGACGGCAATGAAGCAGag tttgATATTAGAGAAGATGAGGAGCAAGATGTAAAACTTGGTCAGACTTTGGATCTACTGTTAGCTGCAGGATACTTCAGAGCTAGAATTAAAGGACTATCTCCCTTTGATAAA GTAGTTGGTGGTATGACATGGTGTATAACAACCTGTAATTTCGATGTTGATGTTGACCTACTTTTTCAAGAAAATTCTACAATTGGACAGAAAAT AGCACTAACAGAAAAGATTGTAGCTGTTTTACCAAAAATGAAATGTCCACACAGAATAGAACCTCATCAAATACAAGGATTGGATTTTATACATATCTATCCAGTTGTACAATGGTTGGTGAAACGTGCTGTGGAAACAAAAGAAGAAATGGGAGATTACATCAGGGCATTCTCAGTGTCGCAATTCAATAAAAACCATAAAACACCAGAG gatGTTTCGTTTGAGTTAttaatagaaaaatcaacagaCTCAGTTGCCAGTGTAAAG GAGAACTACAAGCCACAGAGAAGGTATCGTAGACCTGATGCTGAAAACTTAAAAGATGAAGAAACAAGAGTTCATTCTACGTTGTTAGAATATGGCAG aCGTTATGGAATCAGTAAGTCAGACCAGGAAGAAAAG GAAAGTGAAAAGAGTGCCAAGAAACGTGCTGTAGCAGCTGGCTTGGGAGGGGAGACAACTGAAGAAGATTTACAAGCACAAGAAGAG aaaaggATTGCCATGTTGATGTCTGGAATGTCAGCCATGGGTATTCAAGAG GGTAAATTAACAGCTAGCGCCGTAGGATCTATAGTCAGCATGCAGAGTGAACAAATACAGCAGATACATACAGAATATGCTGAAAAA caaTCGGAGATTGAGCAGATTGAAAAGACCGAGAGAGTTGGAGGAGAACAACAACATAAACGTGTAAAGGCTGCAATGTCAAAACAGATTGAGCAACAAAAATCTAAACTAGATGAG ATAACATCCAAACATGATCAGCTACACCAGTCTTATTTAGAGACACAGGCTAAGTATAAAGAG GCAGAATCCAGAAGTGCTAGGATTGATGAAGAAATggacaaattaaatgaaatagaaacaGAGGAGAACCAAAG CATTCTGCAAACACTGAGATCTCTTGTTGCTATGaatgaaaatctaaaaaagCAAGAACAGGAATTCAAAGCTCATTGTAAAGAAGAAATGAGTAGGTTGAAAGGTCAAATAGAGGAAGTAAAAACACAGACTTCTGAGGAAGATTCAGGAGACAAG GAGAGAGTGTCCCTTATAGATAAACAGTATGAAGCTGACAAAGAGAAACTACACAAGATAAGGCTGTTACTT gcaaGAAAGACGAGGGAGATTGCAGTGCTGCAACGAAAGATTGATGAGGTTCCATCGAGGGCTGAGTTAAGTCAATATCAGAGACGTTTCATAGAATTATATAGTCAAA tttcTTCTACACATAAAGAAACGAAACAGTTTTATACTTTATACAATACTCTTGATGACACAAAGTTATACTTAAACAAAGAG gttAATTTGCTGAATTCTGTTCATGATACTTTTTCACA GGCTATGGGATCACAAGGAACCAAGGAGcagtttttaaaacagtttgaaCAAATTGTTGAGGGCATTAAACAGAACAAAGCTAAA GTTGAAAAACGAAAGCAGGAGGAGAAAATGAAGCGTGACAGATTAAATGATCAACATCTTGACctaattgaaaaacaaagactttattttaaaacagtCAAAGAGTTTAAAGAG gaATGTCGGAAGAATGAAATATTgatgtcaaaattaaaaagatag
- the LOC134708624 gene encoding uncharacterized protein LOC134708624 translates to MPPPSTYRSSRILSPSLPDASQTHLNRTTSVHPPSPLPLDASFDFTHHQDENDDQEIVENSIQEPELPDTILPDGPPTFAIIEKGTQRSNLKLVSSDGYEYTKKMSKGDFTYWRCIKRSKGSNCPATVSQKGENFKRNPKPHIHPADKGALKKVLVHKEVKQTALQDIHKPAGRIVDDAMLRHIEPEDHQLPNQNNLKRTANLVREELRPDEPTSLFFELDTDYLQCDNFLIEDIRVDDQRHLVFSTPGQLQLLKYAKKWFCDGTFKIMKDPFTQLWSIHAFIKKGDSLKQVPLVFVLMSRKKTRDYKPVLECLKRKIGVLHVEGFCLDFEKGAWKAIRHIFPNASIKGCAFHFGQAIWRKVQDLGLKTTYSSRGVEYRYIRWHTRINSGKSNVSFYVLIPELMREAEIVDLTLRLVSEEQVLRHQRRRFKDLEGRLHQFWEEYDSGEKTVTQLLRDCSKVYGPSDD, encoded by the exons ATGCCGCCACCTAGTACATACCGTTCATCAAGAATATTGAGCCCTTCACTGCCCGATGCATCTCAGACGCATTTAAATAGAACAACCAGTGTGCATCCTCCATCGCCCTTACCACTTGATGCTTCCTTTGACTTTACCCATCACCAAGATGAAAATGATGACCAGGAGATTGTTGAAaa TTCCATACAAGAGCCGGAGTTGCCTGACACTATTTTACCAGATGGTCCACCAACATTTGCCATCATAGAAAAGGGGACACAAAGAAGCAACTTAAAACTGGTTAGCAGTGACGGTTACGAATACACAAagaag atgtCAAAAGGCGATTTCACCTACTGGAGATGTATTAAACGATCTAAAGGCAGTAATTGTCCCGCTACTGTGTCACAGAAGggagaaaattttaaaagaaaccctAAACCCCACATTCACCCAGCAGACAAGGGGGCTTTGAAAAAAGTTCTAGTTCATAAAGAG gtAAAACAGACAGCACTCCAAGACATCCATAAACCTGCTGGTCGTATTGTGGATGATGCTATGCTTCGTCATATAGAACCAGAAGACCATCAGCTGCCAAATCAAAACAACCTAAAAAGAACGGCAAACCTTGTCCGAGAAGAACTTAGGCCAGATGAACCAACCTCATTGTTTTTCgag CTCGATACAGATTACCTCCAATGTGACAACTTTTTGATTGAGGACATCAGAGTAGACGACCAGCGTCACTTGGTATTTTCAACGCCCGGACAGTTACAACTTTTGAAGTATGCAAAGAAATGGTTTTGTGATGGAACCTTCAAAATAATGAAAGACCCATTCACTCAGCTATGGTCCATCCACGCCTTCATTAAAAAGGGAGACAGTTTGAAGCAGGTTCCACTGGTCTTCGTGCTTATGTCTCGAAAGAAGACAAGAGATTACAAACCT gttcTTGAATGTTTGAAGAGGAAGATTGGTGTACTCCATGTGGAAGGGTTTTGCTTGGACTTTGAAAAAG GTGCTTGGAAAGCAATACGACATATCTTTCCAAATGCAAGCATCAAAGGTTGTGCTTTCCATTTCGGTCAAGCCATTTGGCGGAAAGTTCAAGATTTGGGACTGAAAACAACTTACAGCTCAAGAGGAGTGGAATATAGATACATCC gTTGGCACACACGAATAAATTCAGGGAAGTCGAATGTGAGCTTTTATGTCCTTATACCAGAGTTAATGAGAGAAGCTGAGATCGTGGATCTTACTCTACGATTGGTATCCGAGGAACAGGTTCTCAGACATCAGCGACGCCGTTTTAAGGATTTGGAAGGCCGGCTCCACCAGTTCTGGGAAGAGTACGATAGTGGCGAAAAAACCGTGACACAATTGTTAAGGGATTGCAGTAAAGTGTACGGCCCCTCAGATGACTAA
- the LOC134705348 gene encoding uncharacterized protein LOC134705348: MTENNKLRPRKELEEALRRINDSFDFKDAHLELSSDERNGSLVSFLKEHFYCDEVLSKSLEAELDEEVAALFTEIFRENLSVLLISDITGEIIATRSMCLARKGEKADWSRAKNRKMVIIMDFLGHKYDEMDVFKRYNVDIVVAFVALATHKDHRAQGIASKVMKATLLFCKELGLSPVCIKGEGTSNYSQKIYEKFAFETIHTLPYDEYKIDGEIVFKNTGENKSTKCYVKQL, encoded by the coding sequence gctTTACGACGAATAAACGACTCTTTTGATTTCAAAGATGCACATTTGGAATTATCCTCCGATGAACGAAATGGCAGTCTTGTTTCTTTCCTTAAAGAACATTTTTACTGCGATGAAGTTTTAAGTAAATCTTTAGAGGCAGAGTTAGATGAAGAAGTTGCTGCATTATTCACAGAGATTTTTCGTGAAAACCTGTCTGTTTTACTGATATCAGACATAACCGGAGAAATAATAGCCACTAGGTCAATGTGTTTAGCCAGGAAAGGAGAAAAGGCAGATTGGTCAAGAGCAAAAAATCGTAAGATGGTTATAATTATGGACTTTTTGGGCCATAAATACGATGAGATGGACGTGTTTAAACGATATAACGTCGATATAGTAGTGGCATTTGTTGCTCTTGCAACCCATAAAGATCACAGAGCACAGGGAATAGCTTCTAAAGTAATGAAAGCCACTCTACTATTTTGTAAAGAACTAGGGTTAAGTCCAGTTTGCATAAAAGGTGAAGGCACTTCGAATTATTCCcagaaaatttatgaaaagtttGCATTTGAGACCATACACACCTTACCATATgatgaatacaaaattgatggtGAAATCGTGTTTAAAAATACTGGTGAAAATAAGTCAACTAAGTGTTATGTAAAACAACTCTGA